In one Mycobacteroides chelonae genomic region, the following are encoded:
- a CDS encoding TetR/AcrR family transcriptional regulator gives MARRRGWDGQPPNSDVEASDRIVAAAVKLIGETGSAVSLADVAAEIGVIRQTVYRYFPTADALMHAASIASVDSFLDRLTGVVRGITDPAEALTEGVLYTLEEVTRTPHLAIMMSEPYAHSHTSDMTSDEAQAFGLRMLGRFDVEWDQYGYDDDAKRGLVEFALRIMLSFFVSPNEATRSRDELRSFLRRWLGGAILAQRPN, from the coding sequence ATGGCGCGTAGACGGGGATGGGACGGTCAACCACCGAACAGCGACGTCGAGGCATCCGATCGGATAGTGGCCGCAGCCGTGAAGCTGATCGGCGAGACAGGTTCAGCGGTAAGCCTGGCCGACGTCGCGGCTGAGATTGGCGTCATCCGGCAGACGGTCTACCGGTACTTCCCGACGGCTGACGCACTCATGCACGCGGCCTCCATCGCGTCGGTGGACAGCTTCCTGGACCGGCTGACGGGAGTCGTGCGCGGCATCACCGATCCCGCCGAAGCACTCACCGAGGGTGTGCTCTACACCTTGGAAGAGGTCACTCGCACACCACATTTGGCCATCATGATGTCCGAACCGTACGCACACTCACACACCAGCGATATGACCTCGGACGAGGCACAGGCGTTCGGTCTTCGCATGCTCGGCCGATTCGACGTCGAATGGGATCAGTATGGGTACGACGACGATGCCAAACGCGGACTCGTCGAGTTCGCCCTACGAATCATGTTGTCGTTCTTCGTCTCCCCCAATGAAGCCACGCGTTCCCGCGACGAACTGCGCAGCTTTCTCAGGCGCTGGCTCGGCGGAGCCATCTTGGCCCAGCGCCCCAATTAA
- a CDS encoding RND family transporter, which translates to MVRILAVPIIVFWAIVAVTTNTFVPHVEDVAAELAGPMIPHYAPSQRAMLQIGEKFHESTSTSLTMLVLEADRPLGAADHDYYDELVRRLKNDTEHVQYVMDTWGKPITAAGAQSLDGKSAFVLLRLAGDIGQMQANKSVDAVKDLIDKDTPPPGLKVYVSGAAPLASDTLSVANSSLNNITIVTIFLIIFMLLMVYRSVTTMLVPLFGVLVEMLVARGVVATLGHFGYIELSSFAVNIVISLTLGAGTDYGIFLLGRYHEARNAGLSREDAFYAAYRGVSHVIIGSGLTIAGAGLCLSFARLNYFHTMGPAVAIGMLLTIAAALTLGPAMLHLGSLFGLFDPKQKAKAHLYRRIGASVVRWPKPILVASAAAVLVGAVFVPTYQVSYDDRAYQPSDAPAKEGFAAADRHFPPSKLFTEMLMVESDHDMRNSADFISLDRVSKSLVRLPGVAMVQSITRPMGRALEHASLPYLFTTQGSGNGQQLPFTKAQNANTDKQAQIMAHSVAVLRQTIDLTQKLADEMHNTVVTMEDMQQVTKDMNEKVSNLDDFMRPLRNYFYWEPHCFDIPVCLSFRSLFDMLDSIDKLAADIKDAVGSLEVVDQLLPQMVSLLKLTANDQEALQALIVNTYGQTNLQSTATDQTFDDMINVGNDFDASRSDDFFYIPHEAFDNEDIKTGMALMMSPDGKAARFIVTHMGNAMGPEGIEHVNEFPDAITTALKETSLAGSKVYIGGAGSNNKDIKEYAASDLLIAAIAAFTLIFLIMMVITRSLVAPFVIIGTVAFSFAGAFGLSVLIWQHLVGLPLHWLILPLTFIILVAVGSDYNLLLIARLKEETYAGLNTGLIRALGSTGGVVTSAGLVFAFTMLAMLSSDLRTIGQVGTTVCIGLLLDTLIVRSFIVPALVRLLGTWFWWPTRVLSRPRREPVRS; encoded by the coding sequence ATGGTTCGCATCCTGGCGGTGCCGATCATCGTCTTCTGGGCCATTGTCGCGGTGACGACGAATACGTTCGTGCCGCACGTGGAAGACGTTGCCGCCGAGCTCGCCGGTCCGATGATCCCGCACTACGCGCCGTCGCAGCGGGCGATGCTGCAAATCGGGGAGAAGTTTCACGAGTCGACGTCCACCAGCCTGACCATGCTTGTGCTGGAGGCCGATCGGCCACTCGGCGCCGCTGATCACGACTATTACGACGAGTTGGTGCGCCGGCTCAAGAACGACACCGAGCATGTGCAGTACGTGATGGACACCTGGGGAAAGCCGATCACGGCAGCCGGGGCTCAGAGTCTCGATGGCAAGTCCGCGTTCGTATTGCTACGTCTGGCCGGCGATATCGGCCAGATGCAGGCGAACAAGTCCGTTGACGCGGTCAAGGACCTGATCGATAAGGACACTCCGCCACCGGGACTCAAGGTCTATGTCAGCGGTGCGGCACCGCTGGCCTCGGACACGTTGAGCGTCGCGAACTCGAGCCTGAACAACATCACGATCGTCACGATCTTCCTCATCATCTTCATGCTGCTCATGGTGTACCGGTCGGTCACCACGATGCTGGTGCCGTTGTTCGGAGTTCTGGTCGAGATGCTGGTCGCCAGAGGAGTTGTCGCGACCCTCGGACATTTCGGATATATCGAGCTGTCCTCATTCGCCGTCAATATCGTCATTTCGCTGACGCTGGGCGCGGGCACCGACTACGGCATCTTCTTGCTGGGGCGCTATCACGAAGCGCGCAACGCGGGATTGAGCCGGGAGGACGCGTTCTATGCGGCGTACCGCGGCGTTTCTCATGTCATCATCGGCTCGGGTCTGACGATCGCGGGCGCTGGTCTATGCCTGAGCTTCGCTCGCCTCAACTACTTCCACACGATGGGCCCGGCGGTCGCCATCGGCATGCTCTTGACCATCGCAGCAGCGCTCACCCTCGGGCCGGCAATGCTGCATCTGGGCAGCCTGTTCGGGCTCTTCGATCCCAAGCAGAAGGCCAAGGCGCATCTGTATCGGCGTATCGGGGCCAGTGTGGTGCGTTGGCCCAAGCCGATCCTTGTGGCAAGTGCGGCAGCGGTTCTCGTGGGCGCGGTCTTCGTGCCCACCTATCAGGTGAGCTATGACGATCGGGCCTATCAGCCGTCCGACGCCCCCGCGAAGGAAGGTTTTGCGGCGGCAGACCGGCATTTCCCGCCGAGCAAGTTGTTCACCGAGATGCTCATGGTCGAATCGGATCACGACATGCGTAACTCGGCCGATTTCATCTCGTTGGACCGGGTCTCCAAGAGCCTGGTGCGGCTTCCCGGCGTTGCGATGGTGCAGAGCATCACCAGGCCGATGGGACGAGCGCTCGAACATGCTTCTTTGCCTTACCTGTTCACCACTCAGGGGAGCGGGAACGGTCAGCAACTGCCCTTCACGAAGGCTCAGAACGCCAACACCGACAAGCAGGCCCAGATCATGGCGCACTCGGTGGCGGTCTTGCGACAGACCATCGACCTGACGCAAAAGCTCGCGGATGAAATGCACAACACCGTCGTGACGATGGAGGATATGCAGCAAGTCACCAAGGACATGAACGAGAAGGTCTCGAACCTCGACGACTTCATGCGGCCGCTGCGCAACTACTTCTATTGGGAACCGCATTGTTTCGACATCCCCGTATGCCTGTCGTTCCGATCGCTGTTCGACATGCTGGACAGCATCGACAAGTTGGCCGCCGACATCAAGGATGCGGTGGGCTCCCTTGAGGTCGTCGACCAGTTGTTGCCGCAGATGGTTTCGCTGTTGAAGCTCACCGCCAACGATCAGGAAGCGCTACAAGCCCTCATCGTCAACACCTACGGCCAGACGAATCTGCAGTCCACCGCCACGGACCAGACGTTCGACGACATGATCAATGTCGGTAACGACTTCGACGCGTCCCGTAGCGACGACTTCTTCTACATACCGCACGAAGCCTTCGACAATGAGGACATCAAAACCGGTATGGCGCTGATGATGTCACCGGATGGCAAAGCGGCCCGGTTCATCGTCACGCACATGGGCAATGCCATGGGGCCGGAAGGAATTGAACACGTCAACGAGTTCCCCGATGCCATTACGACGGCGCTGAAGGAAACCTCGTTGGCGGGGTCAAAGGTCTACATCGGCGGAGCGGGGTCGAATAACAAGGACATCAAGGAGTACGCCGCATCGGATCTGCTCATCGCGGCGATCGCGGCCTTCACGCTGATCTTCTTGATCATGATGGTCATCACCCGAAGCCTGGTGGCGCCGTTCGTCATCATCGGCACGGTGGCCTTCTCGTTCGCGGGCGCGTTCGGGCTTTCGGTACTCATTTGGCAGCATCTCGTCGGTCTGCCCTTGCACTGGCTGATCCTGCCGCTGACGTTCATCATCTTGGTGGCAGTGGGATCGGACTACAACCTGCTGCTGATCGCCCGGCTCAAAGAAGAGACCTATGCCGGATTGAACACCGGACTCATCCGTGCGCTGGGAAGTACGGGAGGCGTTGTCACCTCGGCGGGTTTGGTGTTCGCCTTCACGATGCTGGCGATGCTTTCCAGTGATTTGCGAACCATCGGCCAGGTGGGCACCACCGTGTGCATCGGGCTGCTGCTCGACACGCTGATCGTGCGCTCCTTCATCGTCCCGGCCCTCGTTCGGCTACTGGGGACGTGGTTCTGGTGGCCAACGCGGGTGCTTTCGCGTCCGCGCCGGGAGCCGGTGCGTTCCTGA
- a CDS encoding metal-dependent hydrolase, translating to MTELIVRKLRFAFADHHVPFLWNESNPAFSSMANAVSFLAIAFEKMIGQMIPEAMPLIADPAIAEEAEAFVRQEGQHSMGHRQHAKGLIKSYPGLKETLDEVVAAFDELTANKPLKYRLAYTADLEATFTPVFKLMLDHDDTLFAPGDDRVASLFLWHFVEEVEHRSSALIIYDAVADDPWYRMRVAPSIFRHVWSVLRIACEGFNKHVPLEDRKVDALSMFGMQARKKSLLQRLPFVNAPYDGPIENAFSSLPVREVMVAMSGAVRSQIPGHNPAHEKLPALADEWFARYEAGYEVTQWYTADPAAQVGV from the coding sequence ATGACGGAACTCATCGTGCGCAAGTTGCGGTTTGCGTTCGCCGACCATCACGTTCCGTTCCTGTGGAACGAGTCCAACCCGGCCTTTTCGAGCATGGCCAACGCGGTCTCCTTCCTGGCGATCGCATTCGAGAAGATGATCGGGCAGATGATTCCCGAGGCCATGCCGCTGATTGCCGATCCGGCGATCGCCGAGGAGGCCGAGGCCTTCGTTCGGCAAGAGGGACAGCACTCCATGGGGCATCGCCAGCACGCCAAGGGTCTGATCAAGAGTTACCCGGGCCTCAAGGAGACCCTGGATGAGGTAGTCGCCGCCTTCGACGAACTGACCGCGAACAAGCCGCTGAAGTATCGGTTGGCGTACACCGCCGACCTGGAGGCGACGTTCACCCCGGTCTTCAAACTGATGCTGGATCACGACGACACCCTGTTCGCGCCGGGCGATGATCGCGTCGCCTCGCTGTTCCTGTGGCACTTCGTCGAAGAGGTGGAACATCGCAGCTCGGCGCTGATCATCTATGACGCGGTGGCCGACGATCCCTGGTACCGCATGCGCGTGGCGCCGTCGATCTTCAGGCATGTCTGGTCGGTGTTGCGCATCGCCTGCGAGGGCTTCAACAAGCATGTCCCTCTCGAGGATCGTAAGGTGGACGCGCTGTCGATGTTCGGCATGCAGGCGCGGAAGAAGTCTCTGCTGCAACGGCTTCCGTTTGTAAACGCACCGTATGACGGACCCATCGAGAACGCGTTCAGTAGCTTGCCGGTGCGTGAGGTGATGGTTGCGATGTCGGGTGCGGTGCGCAGTCAGATCCCGGGGCACAATCCAGCGCACGAGAAGTTGCCGGCCCTGGCCGACGAATGGTTCGCGCGATATGAGGCCGGTTATGAAGTCACACAGTGGTACACGGCTGATCCGGCGGCACAGGTGGGAGTCTGA
- a CDS encoding cupin domain-containing protein: protein MKPINRRTVLGGAGVAGVAAVAGAGADRALSSPRSRDDVKDQTVTDDAARFGDPRLPAELNTAQPHLFHLGALAPQTFDGGDLRQAHEGNFPILTGQQASIVMVTLQPGGIREPHWHPSAWEINVITSGVAKWTLLDPEGHSETFDAHVGDVVFAPQGSLHYFENKGTEDLKLLIVFNASTAEGKDDIGIGASISKLPPDVLAAIFGVPTETFASFKKIDESVTILRRPNR from the coding sequence ATGAAGCCGATCAATCGACGCACCGTCCTCGGCGGTGCCGGAGTGGCGGGGGTCGCAGCCGTCGCCGGCGCGGGGGCCGACCGGGCTCTGTCTTCTCCCCGCTCCCGTGACGACGTAAAGGATCAGACCGTGACCGATGACGCCGCCCGCTTCGGCGATCCCCGCCTCCCCGCCGAGCTGAACACCGCACAACCGCACCTGTTTCACCTTGGCGCGCTGGCGCCGCAGACCTTCGACGGGGGCGATCTGCGGCAGGCTCACGAGGGCAATTTCCCTATCCTCACCGGGCAGCAGGCCAGCATCGTCATGGTGACCTTGCAACCCGGCGGAATACGGGAACCCCACTGGCATCCCAGTGCCTGGGAGATCAACGTCATCACCAGCGGTGTGGCGAAGTGGACATTGCTGGACCCGGAGGGACACAGTGAAACCTTCGACGCGCACGTCGGCGATGTCGTCTTCGCGCCTCAAGGATCGCTGCACTATTTCGAGAACAAGGGCACCGAGGACCTCAAGCTGCTGATCGTGTTCAACGCCAGCACCGCGGAAGGCAAGGATGACATCGGCATTGGCGCGTCGATCAGCAAGCTGCCGCCCGATGTCCTCGCCGCGATATTCGGTGTACCGACGGAAACCTTCGCATCATTCAAAAAGATCGATGAGTCCGTCACCATCCTGCGCAGGCCTAACCGGTGA
- a CDS encoding WhiB family transcriptional regulator, with protein MAIAFRRSGAPDSVDADGIDAPECFRAVWDTAVTRPKFRGLEPGLDELEWQVKAVCRGMSTDIFYYAETRRGALRKQYEVQAKQICNECPVRRPCAAYAMRTDEPHGVWGAMTTRERRVAMTRSRRKATTAERATS; from the coding sequence CTGGCTATCGCATTCCGGCGGTCAGGGGCTCCAGACTCGGTGGATGCGGATGGCATCGACGCGCCGGAATGCTTTCGGGCGGTTTGGGACACGGCCGTGACACGACCAAAGTTTCGCGGCCTGGAGCCGGGTTTGGATGAATTGGAGTGGCAGGTCAAAGCGGTCTGTCGTGGAATGTCGACGGATATCTTCTACTACGCCGAAACTCGGCGTGGAGCCTTGCGAAAGCAATACGAGGTGCAGGCGAAGCAGATCTGCAACGAGTGTCCGGTACGCAGGCCGTGCGCGGCATACGCCATGAGAACCGATGAACCACACGGTGTTTGGGGTGCGATGACAACGCGGGAGCGTCGAGTGGCCATGACACGCTCGCGACGCAAAGCCACCACGGCGGAGCGTGCTACATCTTGA
- a CDS encoding adenylate/guanylate cyclase domain-containing protein — protein sequence MAESRELNEVVDAAIEQSLLGGPRKYTRSQVSELSGVPVERARKLWVALGFAAAESDDEVVFTDADVAAIRTFAALGTATAANEQSQVTAARTLGQAMARLAEWQADLLTREVEDRIANDGDAFTTGSSVDAVTRTISTLTDLQDYAWQRHLAAALTRSNESGSTTRQLLVGFADMVGYTRLSRHLDLDELTNLLETFETALTEAVTTHGGWVIKNVGDEVMFAAASAGAGARIAVAMNAAIIAAAQDIPDMPQIRVGLAYGQVLVRFGDLYGTVVNVAARLTGVARPGTILLDDAAAAALGDDDEFVLRHLRGVRVKGFSRLGSHVLRTRKRS from the coding sequence ATGGCCGAGTCTCGCGAGCTCAACGAGGTGGTGGACGCCGCGATCGAGCAGTCGCTCCTCGGTGGCCCCCGCAAGTACACCCGGTCTCAGGTGTCCGAGCTGTCCGGCGTCCCGGTCGAACGCGCCCGCAAGCTATGGGTGGCACTGGGCTTCGCCGCAGCGGAAAGCGACGACGAGGTCGTGTTCACCGATGCCGACGTCGCCGCGATCCGCACCTTCGCCGCATTGGGAACGGCTACCGCAGCCAACGAGCAGAGCCAGGTCACCGCGGCCCGCACCCTCGGCCAGGCCATGGCGCGGCTGGCCGAATGGCAGGCAGACCTACTGACCCGCGAGGTCGAAGATCGCATTGCCAACGATGGCGACGCGTTCACAACCGGGTCAAGCGTCGACGCGGTTACACGCACAATCTCCACACTGACTGACTTGCAGGACTATGCCTGGCAGCGACATTTGGCTGCAGCACTCACTCGGTCGAATGAATCTGGTAGCACCACAAGACAATTGCTTGTTGGTTTCGCCGACATGGTTGGCTATACCCGCCTCTCCCGCCATCTGGACCTCGACGAACTGACCAATCTGCTCGAGACCTTCGAGACCGCACTCACCGAGGCAGTCACCACCCACGGCGGCTGGGTGATCAAGAACGTCGGCGACGAAGTCATGTTCGCCGCCGCGAGCGCCGGGGCCGGCGCGCGCATCGCCGTTGCCATGAATGCAGCGATTATTGCAGCAGCACAGGACATTCCGGATATGCCGCAGATCCGGGTGGGCCTGGCCTACGGACAGGTGCTCGTACGCTTCGGCGATCTCTACGGCACCGTGGTCAACGTCGCCGCACGACTGACCGGCGTGGCCCGGCCCGGAACGATCCTTCTCGACGACGCCGCCGCGGCGGCACTGGGAGACGACGACGAGTTCGTTCTCCGTCACCTGCGCGGCGTGCGCGTCAAGGGGTTCTCCCGGTTGGGTTCGCATGTCTTGCGAACCCGCAAACGCTCATAA
- a CDS encoding TetR/AcrR family transcriptional regulator: MSTTPRTRLSVAARRDELLRVGSVLFATRPYDEVWIEHVAQEAGVSSALIYHYFGNKKTSVGEIVRRDSESFLRAITVDPVLPPYEQFLTSLDAYLDHIEQHPHAYIAMTRGLASTDPAVREILDSNRAVVTEHTLKRIVSGTPTPAQRMIARAWVVYIVDMCMAWLIDSIVDRAELRDLLIRSYDALSGVITDIGSA, encoded by the coding sequence ATGTCAACGACTCCCCGAACTCGTCTTTCCGTGGCAGCCCGCCGCGACGAACTGCTGCGGGTGGGCTCGGTACTCTTCGCCACCCGCCCCTATGACGAGGTCTGGATCGAGCACGTCGCCCAAGAAGCGGGCGTATCGTCCGCCCTGATCTACCACTACTTCGGCAACAAGAAGACCTCCGTCGGCGAGATTGTCCGCCGCGATTCCGAGTCATTTCTGCGGGCGATCACGGTCGACCCCGTACTACCGCCGTACGAGCAGTTCCTTACCTCGCTCGACGCCTACCTCGACCACATCGAGCAGCATCCGCACGCGTACATCGCGATGACCCGCGGACTGGCCAGCACCGACCCGGCGGTCCGGGAGATCCTGGACAGCAACCGTGCGGTGGTAACGGAACACACGCTCAAGAGGATCGTTTCGGGGACGCCCACGCCCGCCCAACGCATGATCGCGCGCGCCTGGGTCGTCTACATCGTCGACATGTGCATGGCGTGGCTGATCGACAGCATCGTCGACCGCGCCGAGCTACGCGATCTGCTGATCCGTTCCTACGACGCGCTCAGCGGCGTCATCACGGACATCGGAAGCGCTTAG
- a CDS encoding PepSY-associated TM helix domain-containing protein: MSLTFRRALVLTHRWIGLIGGLLVVIISTSGAVLVYQPELVRALNPEIFRTTSAAEPVGFARAITEVQSHYPEIQLTSASLKDGVYLLNASGTHDTFFVDAGTGLLNGRIDLGAGVLGFLVNMHDCGFTCEGYSGYLPILTQPSPLAQLNAFAGMSWGSTLLALAALILLLLVVPAPYIWWKAIRKLRNALRVRWASGRFARDFDLHAMIGIVATAPLIVWGLTGMQFEAPGLTTLWYSLTGGHASERTFTGGPGGQNITVERAMDAAARQFPGSEVTWIGLPDDDNAFYTVDLLDPGEPDLRAHSLNYHGNRSVGVDAHDAGRVQILRDKPATASNAIADEWAGPAAHFGLAVNGYWRSIWFVLGMAPLLLGLTGLSTWHWRRRARLRARLRNAPAPGADAKAPALATRTTSPVAERGPGR; this comes from the coding sequence GTGTCCCTGACGTTCCGGCGCGCCTTGGTTCTCACTCACCGCTGGATCGGCCTCATCGGTGGACTCCTCGTGGTGATCATCAGCACCAGCGGCGCCGTACTCGTGTACCAGCCGGAGCTGGTCCGGGCACTGAACCCCGAGATCTTCCGCACCACATCCGCAGCCGAACCGGTCGGATTCGCGCGGGCGATCACCGAGGTCCAATCGCACTACCCCGAAATCCAGCTTACGAGCGCTTCTCTCAAGGACGGTGTGTATCTACTCAACGCCTCCGGCACACATGACACATTCTTCGTCGACGCGGGCACCGGCCTCCTCAACGGCCGAATCGATCTCGGCGCGGGAGTACTGGGATTCCTGGTCAACATGCACGACTGCGGGTTCACCTGCGAGGGCTACAGCGGCTATCTGCCTATCCTGACTCAGCCTTCCCCGCTGGCGCAGCTCAACGCCTTCGCCGGAATGTCCTGGGGGTCCACACTACTCGCCCTGGCGGCCCTTATCCTGCTCCTCCTGGTGGTTCCCGCGCCGTACATCTGGTGGAAGGCGATTCGAAAGTTACGCAACGCCTTACGTGTGCGATGGGCCTCCGGGCGGTTCGCCCGTGATTTCGACCTGCACGCCATGATCGGCATCGTCGCCACGGCACCGTTGATCGTATGGGGGCTGACCGGAATGCAATTCGAGGCCCCCGGGCTGACCACCCTCTGGTACTCCCTCACCGGAGGGCACGCCTCCGAGCGCACGTTCACGGGAGGCCCCGGCGGCCAGAACATCACCGTGGAACGCGCCATGGACGCCGCCGCGCGCCAGTTCCCGGGGTCCGAGGTGACCTGGATCGGGCTCCCGGATGACGACAACGCGTTCTACACCGTTGATCTCCTGGATCCCGGCGAACCGGATTTGCGGGCGCACAGCCTCAACTACCACGGCAATCGCTCCGTCGGGGTAGACGCCCACGACGCCGGCCGCGTACAGATTCTCCGCGACAAACCTGCCACCGCATCGAACGCCATCGCCGACGAATGGGCCGGGCCCGCCGCACATTTCGGCCTTGCCGTAAACGGCTACTGGCGCTCGATCTGGTTCGTTCTCGGCATGGCTCCACTACTGCTCGGACTCACCGGCCTGAGCACCTGGCATTGGCGGCGCCGGGCCCGTTTGCGTGCGCGGCTCAGGAACGCACCGGCTCCCGGCGCGGACGCGAAAGCACCCGCGTTGGCCACCAGAACCACGTCCCCAGTAGCCGAACGAGGGCCGGGACGATGA
- a CDS encoding YhgE/Pip domain-containing protein — protein MLAGLAFGSEIKRFGRSRMTRAAIVVLMLLPLVYGALYLWAYWDPFGHVNKMPVALVNADKGATVSGQQVNIGEEISKSLTADGSMDWHVLNLDEARAGVDHGKYYFMLELPPDFSEAIASPLTGQPKQANLVAVYNDANNYISSSIGRTAIDQVLNAVSTRISGQAVNQVLSVVVSSGAGIQQAADGAQKLADGAAKVDDGAGQLANGLHTARPGSAQLATGAKQLSDGINQATDPLLTVSKAVANIGGSTDKLQQGTDALRQANDQIEGIAKAQDSAANALSPVIDQLAGRQDPAANTLRGIQDQLRAHQFTPQVRQQLTDAENASIAMTETLRGPGSPLKSALDQVGGKGQELTNKLTQLRNGAQQLATGNAQLSGGIAQMDDGAQQLKSGTAQLRSGSAELATKLAEGAKQVPNWSAQQKDAIADTIGGPVHLETSHENAAPNFGTGMAPFFVTLALFFGALVLWMILRPLQTRAIAAEVLPIRVALSSYLPAATIGIFQAIILYCVVRFALGMHAAHPVAMLAFMVLVSFAFVAATQAINALVGPAVGRVLLMALLMLQLVSAGGMYPVETTSRPFQVLHKYDPMTYGVDGLRQLILGGIDGRLWQSVITLLCIALGGLLITSLSARRNQLWNLTRLLPSIKM, from the coding sequence ATGCTCGCTGGACTCGCATTTGGTTCAGAAATAAAGCGTTTCGGCCGCAGCCGAATGACCCGCGCCGCGATCGTGGTCCTCATGCTGCTGCCGCTGGTATACGGCGCGCTGTATCTGTGGGCCTACTGGGACCCCTTCGGTCACGTCAATAAGATGCCCGTGGCCCTCGTCAACGCCGACAAGGGCGCCACTGTTTCCGGCCAGCAGGTGAACATCGGCGAGGAGATCTCCAAGAGCCTCACCGCTGACGGCAGCATGGACTGGCACGTCCTGAATCTCGATGAGGCGCGTGCCGGAGTTGACCACGGCAAGTACTACTTCATGTTGGAGCTACCGCCCGATTTCAGTGAGGCCATCGCCTCGCCACTGACCGGTCAGCCGAAGCAGGCCAATCTGGTCGCCGTCTACAACGATGCCAACAATTACATCTCCTCGAGCATCGGCCGCACCGCAATCGACCAAGTGCTCAATGCCGTCTCGACCCGCATATCCGGCCAGGCCGTCAATCAGGTTCTGTCCGTCGTGGTCTCCTCCGGCGCGGGTATCCAGCAGGCCGCCGACGGCGCCCAGAAACTCGCAGACGGCGCGGCCAAGGTCGACGACGGTGCCGGGCAGCTCGCCAACGGGCTGCACACGGCCCGACCCGGATCAGCACAACTGGCCACCGGCGCCAAGCAGCTCTCCGACGGCATCAACCAGGCAACCGATCCCCTGCTGACCGTCAGCAAGGCGGTCGCGAACATCGGCGGCAGCACCGACAAGCTTCAGCAGGGCACCGACGCGCTCCGGCAGGCCAACGATCAGATCGAGGGCATCGCCAAGGCGCAGGACAGCGCCGCCAACGCACTCAGCCCGGTGATCGACCAGCTGGCCGGACGCCAGGACCCGGCGGCGAACACGTTGCGCGGGATACAGGATCAGTTACGCGCGCATCAGTTCACACCCCAGGTTCGCCAGCAACTGACCGACGCGGAGAACGCGTCGATCGCAATGACCGAGACGCTGCGCGGACCCGGCAGCCCGCTGAAGTCTGCGCTCGATCAGGTCGGCGGCAAGGGCCAGGAGCTCACCAACAAGCTCACCCAGCTGCGTAACGGCGCGCAGCAGCTGGCCACCGGGAACGCGCAACTGTCCGGTGGTATCGCCCAAATGGACGACGGTGCGCAACAACTGAAATCGGGTACCGCACAGCTGCGTTCCGGCTCGGCCGAACTGGCGACCAAGCTCGCCGAAGGCGCCAAGCAGGTGCCCAACTGGAGTGCCCAGCAGAAGGACGCCATCGCCGACACCATCGGCGGTCCGGTGCATCTGGAGACCTCGCATGAGAACGCCGCGCCCAACTTCGGAACCGGCATGGCGCCGTTCTTCGTCACGCTGGCGTTGTTCTTCGGCGCATTGGTGCTGTGGATGATATTGCGGCCCTTGCAGACTCGTGCGATTGCGGCGGAGGTTCTGCCGATTCGGGTGGCCCTCTCCAGCTATCTGCCCGCCGCCACCATCGGAATCTTCCAGGCGATCATCCTGTACTGCGTGGTGCGATTCGCGCTCGGAATGCACGCCGCGCACCCCGTCGCGATGCTCGCGTTTATGGTGCTGGTCTCATTCGCGTTCGTTGCCGCTACCCAGGCCATCAACGCGCTGGTGGGTCCGGCCGTCGGGCGGGTGCTGCTCATGGCCCTACTCATGTTGCAGCTGGTCAGCGCCGGCGGCATGTATCCGGTGGAAACCACCTCGAGACCCTTCCAAGTGCTGCACAAATACGATCCGATGACGTATGGCGTCGACGGACTACGCCAGCTGATTCTGGGCGGCATCGATGGCAGGTTGTGGCAGTCGGTGATCACACTGCTCTGCATCGCACTGGGCGGGCTCCTGATTACCAGCCTGTCGGCCCGGCGTAATCAACTCTGGAATCTGACGCGGCTGCTGCCGTCGATCAAGATGTAG
- a CDS encoding MmpS family transport accessory protein yields the protein MPLVAVIALGVAGGSMLKVHELSAPGPVLTVNPPQAPPEFTPKTLTYEVFGTVGNGGMLSYVDIDGHPHQVDVTALPWSHTETTTLTVVSGSISVQVRGGQVGCRIRVNDVVRDEMSDDHADANVMCRVKSA from the coding sequence ATGCCGCTCGTCGCCGTCATTGCGCTGGGAGTGGCCGGTGGCTCGATGCTGAAGGTGCACGAACTGTCCGCTCCCGGACCGGTGCTCACCGTCAATCCGCCGCAGGCGCCACCGGAGTTCACGCCCAAGACGCTCACCTACGAGGTCTTCGGCACGGTCGGGAATGGCGGGATGCTGAGTTATGTCGATATCGATGGTCATCCGCACCAGGTGGACGTGACTGCGCTGCCGTGGTCACACACGGAGACGACGACTCTCACCGTGGTTTCGGGCAGCATTTCGGTACAGGTGCGTGGGGGGCAGGTCGGTTGCCGGATACGGGTGAATGACGTTGTCCGCGACGAGATGTCCGATGACCATGCCGACGCGAACGTCATGTGCAGGGTGAAGTCCGCATGA